The Xiphophorus couchianus chromosome 6, X_couchianus-1.0, whole genome shotgun sequence genomic interval AACATGATTTGATTattatggaagaggattagggccactgaaaaaaaaaaaaaaaaattatggcccagaaatcaaaaatctcagaattctCATGTAAATGCGGAAGAGGATTAGTGagtcatttctaccggattttcacaatatatcagctactacaatgggcAGAGGAACTAAgaagttcatgtcatcttttttggatgagatcaaggtgtttgagcCTCCAACATTGTTCacgtcacagcaaaatgctttcgCTCGATGAGGAAAACGGCAGATCCACACACCCATCAGGGGAACCCAAACTTCTTGAGAtcaagatctactttttctctcaccagccggtTGAGATCTACCTCATGACACGAAGACATagaaattgtaaattaaactctatttacttattttatatgcaaatatacatCAGTTATAGAGAACCTAATacagtttcttcctcagtgagactcTGCCACTGGAAgcaggttactggtttctcagtcacaagctggttgcaaacctgagaccagcaggtgtcagtcagttatggtagatctgaactttgacctcaatatgagaagctacagcctgataggaggaaccaaagagctctgtaaaggtaaaggcaaatcttcttaagttgggatataattaatttaatttcacataattaccgcggtagaagccatttgtttgttaaaattttatgaaatatatttgttctatttgatgtttgttgtgaatgacgtaaactcacaaacgaacgaggtaattagtccaacgtttagaaactacagcggctgtaatgcgccacagcaaagggaaacaaaggtaaaataacctgaacaggtgatcaactcaaaaccactcctacctttttactctctctctctctgtgtagTTTAatcacacctgttaccgtggcaaccgcctgcgccccgcaagacgagcaaaaattacgttaaaaacataacattcagtccgttacggtatcaagtttccaggcttgatatttatttctggattattaatcagcgcttccctgaacacagcgatggttgactgactagcagagcaggagtttaaatgaGCTAGTCGGTCTTTGAGTcgccttttttgttgttgttgttaattatCGCAGCCCTGCTCTACATCAATAAAGCTGTGGACAAGGTCACTGATGCCTATTGTTCTTGCAAGGCTGGGTAAGTCAGGCATTCATCGTTTTGTAGGTAAGGTCCATCCCGCTTGGTGCCACATTGAGACAAACAAGCTGATTGGTCCATttccgccccctgctggactgAACCGGAATAGCATTTTGGCCGCAAAAATAGACTACATTCTCTGAACGTAGTCCAAAACTTTTCTAAACGGAAGTTTCTTTCTAAACTTTCTTCTAGAATGTCTATCTTATTTTAATCAATACTGTTTTCtacagtaaaatgtgtttattttactggTTACAATATCTGAATCCTCTATGCTTTTTAAATCTGTCTTCCTGGAAGGCTACACAGGGACATGACTCAGTAGCAAATTAGCTATTGCTATAAACATGTATCCATAGCATCTAGGTCTATTTAAGAGCCAATATTGAATGTATTTGACcttgttaaaaaataaccatataaaaaaatatttactgtgttTTGGACATAAAAGACTGTTAGAACAACAAAGCATCAGTTTGTTTGTGTGGGTTTAAGCCACCATCTTGTAAAGGGCAACCCACTCTAAATTCACATTCTTTGCATTCCAACATACTAAATTACATACGTTAGTCCTGTGACTGATCAATAGATTAAGAATCAATTGCCCAAACAGTTATTGATTTCTGTTTCAGCAAATTGATAAGACATTACATTAGAAAAGATGCCGTCACTTTGTAAGTAATCAGCAATCATTTCCGGATTTTTATCTATTAAGCAGAGCTTACTTAAAGCTTGTACCCATAGAGACAATGCCAAGTGTTTAACCCCtgacaaattttaattttaccttAATACCTTTGATCTGCAAAAAGAACTTGAAGAACTAGAACCCAGATCATTGTGAAGTGCCTGGTAATAACCATCCCCTCGTTCTAAGCCTTGTTTCGTAGAGACTCTCTGATCTCGGCTATTGAGAAGCGATTGCTTGCTGGGGTTTTGaactctgttgaagtttgagACAATaggatctgattttacccaatgGCTAATGGCTAAGAGTGGCCAAAATGGGCCGAACGGCTTCGTTTACATCCTCCGTTCCCATTTCAaaactacaattctaaaacaatgCAACCGCTCCTTCTGTTCGCCAATTTCTCCGGTTGAAATTAAACCAGAAAAATGAAGTTCAATGGTAGAAATCTTAGACAGAGATCtggagggagatgagaatcaagctgAAGCTAAAGATTTATTGGTTCATGCCAGAAAAactttgatgaaaacaaacagtattcatgtatttaaattcaacatttcttgaaaaagtttaacttaatttttttttttttacagtaacatGAAAAACTTAACTATTCTaacattttggttttcacaagtctaaaacaaatgtttcaaatatgtgaaaaagttaaacactgaacaaaaacatttgaaaatcaaATGAACAAACTTTGTAAATTTGAAACACATCAACAACAATCAGTAGTTTGTTACAATCCTCAAAACTGAAACCAGAAACTTTGATCtatttaaaatctacaaaaaaaaaaatcaacaaaaggtAACTTAGTTTAAACAACATTGTTGGAGATCAACTTTCACTCAGTCTTCCTTAGAACCATGCTTTGGATCATTTAggctcaaaaaacaaaatcctctcAGTACAGCTCTATGGAAATCAAGATTTCAGTAATGTTAAAGTCtggcctttgactaggccatttgaACCCTACAATTATTTTGGTGTTGTTGTCCTGTTGATGACCCAGATTGGACCAAGCTTCAGCTGCTTGACAGATGGACCCACATTTGGTTCAAGAAGAGTTTGGGACAAAGACGATTGTTGAACCAATCAACAAGCCCACATCATCAGCTTCCACCACCATGCTGGATAATATCTACGAAGCATTTGTTTTCCTCAAGCAAACATTTCTCAAAACTCTCCGCAGCTTTTCacatcaaaaactgaaaaagtttaaacagCATATACACCTTTATATGCACTGAAATATACAGAGGAAATTGTACAATCTTGAGACGACCTCAAAAGCCAAAATCAGAGGACTTCATTATCTCCAGTATTAAGagtgcagccaatcagcagcgaGGGAAATAAATGGTGCTTATACagtggctgctttgcaaataccAGCCAATAGTGTGTCCAGTAGCACTTTGTCAAACTATTTTAGCCTCCCATGCagcatttctttcaaatatttcatagATACTCCCTATGAAAACAAGAATCTGTAAATAGGCATAACCTGAATAACGTGAGTGGACTGTAGCacaaaatctgacatttgttCATAAATTCTGCTGATGTTCACAGACATAGAAGTCTCTTAAGACTTGGTGAAAAAAGCCCTTCCTAGTCCAGTATAAAGATTCAAATAAACGATCAAAAAAATGACTACAACTCCACAATGATATAATATTCTTCAACTGGCAAAATAACATGGAAGGCTAAATTAGCAAAAAATTAAAGTTCTCTTCCTTAACTTGCAAAATATATAGTATTTAGGAATATCAAAGTAACGTGTGATAACCTACAATTTAACGCTGAACAAAAAGCAGTCTAAATTCtatcaaaacaaagtttttgagAATAAACTAATGACACCAGACAGCAGAGGCCTTTcaacctaaacaaacaaaaacacactggtATATAACGAAATAATCATGGctacaaacaaaaattaaccCAGAAAACCGGAAGACTAAACCAGGTTCCAatgaaaccacaacaacaagCAACCACAAACAATTGGCTATTTAGCTGAACATCTGGGGCACTACTCAGAAGTGCCACAAAATTACTTCATTTTcataaactgaaaactgcaaagaaaagtttaaatatttataatgttAACTGTGTGTGAGAGTCAAATGTCTCCCTCTCACtgttatgttttagtttcatgtGGGAAATCAGATTACCAAGACGGAGAAAATGTTGTCCGCATGTCTGGcatgaaaaacttttttgttgtgtgtgagTTTTCCTGTGAACATTCAAATTACTTTTTcgagtgaaactttttccacatgtctGGCAAGAGAATGGCCTCTCATTTGTGTGGATTCGTCTGTGGACATTTAAGTCCGAGCTCTGAATAAAAGATTTTCCACATGTGTCACAAAAAAAAGGCCTATCACCTGTATGAATTTTCTTGTGAAGCCTTAAATGACTAATTCGAGAGAAACGTTTTTCACATGTTTcgcatgagaaaggcttctcacctgtatgaatttTCTTGTGAAAATTTAGATGATCTACTcgagtgaaactttttccacacgTTTCACATAAAAAAGGCTTCCTACATGTGTGGGTTCTGTAAAACTGTGCCTGTGCCTCATTATGAGAATGACTCTCTGAAACAGTGGAGCTGCTTCCTTCCTTATCTTTGCTCTCAACTACAGGAAATATCCGAAAGGAGAGCTGCTCAGTTTGTGGTCCTCCATCACTCATGCCATCTTCTTGAAGAGTAGAAGTATCCATCAAAGCAACAAACAGCCTTTGGACAGGATGTTGTCCCTCCTGACTGCTGCATAGGTCATTCTGGTCCTGCCTGGTTGGTAAATGTTCTGGTCCATGCTGTTCATGTTGAAGCACTGAATAATCTGGTTCCTTCTTTTCTACAATTATCAGTTGAGGTTCTGATTCCTCCTCTTCCTTAATCCATGTATTTCCTTGAATGTCCTGTTCATCAATCAGTGGTGATTTGGGgtcctcatcttcctctttaATACATGGAGGTCGTGGTTCCCTTAGTTCTCCAGTCCATTGATGTCCTGATTCCTCCTGGTCATGACTGGACCTCCTCCCCTGGTTACGAACTTGTTGGATGGCAAAAGTTTTCTCCTCAATGGAGAAATGTGGCTGTTGGAGGTCTGTGGGGATAAAGGAAGAGatcattaatataatttaattgatGACTGCTTTATGCATCAGCCTGGTTGTTCTTGGAGATCCGAGACTGTTGGCGTCACACAGTTCATCTAAACTTAGTTTGTAgtgcttatttattttcaggAAAAACTTTCCACACTAATTGGCAGCCCTGgcacagatgtttaaaaaatgtaagataaATTCTGATTGTATTACAGTAAAAAGAACAATTAAGCCTCTAATTTTGAGACATTTATTCAGTGGTGAACTTTGTTACAGCAACTGACGCCACAAACAGTTCCTACAAAATAAACGTAACTGAAGTATTTAAAACCtcaatttttaaagttgaccAGACAGTGTAGGAACTTTAATTAGTAAAGCATATTATTGTTTGGAGTGTAAATATGACATTTGTGGCATGGTTGATGACTGAAGTAACAACATTCTTCAGGATCTACAAGGTCCTGAATGAGCTTGTTAATGAAGAATTTACAGAACTTGCTGCACTTGGCTGAAATACTTATTCTGCTGGCCATCTTCACCACTATTCTCTGCATGAAAATGCAAAGACAACAGTCTTCCCAGCAACCTTCATGTGTCCAAAACAGAATATATTATAGATCA includes:
- the LOC114146307 gene encoding zinc finger protein with KRAB and SCAN domains 1-like, with the translated sequence MSSAQHLRDFIRERLTAAAQEIFTEVEKTIICYEEELDAQRRMMGINLQQQIKLNRIGSEPRRQSSDLQQPHFSIEEKTFAIQQVRNQGRRSSHDQEESGHQWTGELREPRPPCIKEEDEDPKSPLIDEQDIQGNTWIKEEEESEPQLIIVEKKEPDYSVLQHEQHGPEHLPTRQDQNDLCSSQEGQHPVQRLFVALMDTSTLQEDGMSDGGPQTEQLSFRIFPVVESKDKEGSSSTVSESHSHNEAQAQFYRTHTCRKPFLCETCGKSFTRVDHLNFHKKIHTGEKPFSCETCEKRFSRISHLRLHKKIHTGDRPFFCDTCGKSFIQSSDLNVHRRIHTNERPFSCQTCGKSFTRKSNLNVHRKTHTQQKSFSCQTCGQHFLRLGNLISHMKLKHNSERETFDSHTQLTL